The Narcine bancroftii isolate sNarBan1 chromosome 11, sNarBan1.hap1, whole genome shotgun sequence genome has a window encoding:
- the LOC138745303 gene encoding glycogen synthase kinase-3 beta-like, translating into MATLCHGPNVPKVVSCTDDKIIDNGSFGVVYQARLVDSGELIAIKKILQDKRFKNRKLQIVRKLDHTVIVPLLNFYSSVVKEKERSQR; encoded by the exons atGGCCACTctgtgtcatggacccaacgtccccaaggtggtttcctgcacagatgataaaatcatcgacaatggatctttcggtgtggtgtaccaggcaaggctggtggactccggagagctgattgccatcaagaagatcttgcaggacaagagattcaag aaccgcaaactgcagatcgtgcgaaagttggatcacaccgtcatcgtccctcttctcaacttctactcctctgtagtcaag